A part of Paenibacillus donghaensis genomic DNA contains:
- a CDS encoding MerR family transcriptional regulator, with amino-acid sequence MQMRPVDIARKLNISTTTLRHYEENGMVPAVERSQSGYRIFTAEHIAYFVCIREMMHGFTLSAIANMLKPVMAHQIDEALWMANQAQVSLRNDKYVCENIRTRLLGEKKHNVELQEISLDTVSKSTGIIPSTIRYWDNIGLISASRCTTNNYRKFTQHNMDEILIIQALKLAMRARGEKYAVEHICKEMQHFDFTDTDQIAAIVASIDKHLTMLNRAQIRSISALYSLCTQVEEGRYEAW; translated from the coding sequence ATGCAGATGCGTCCTGTTGATATAGCAAGGAAATTGAACATAAGCACAACGACGCTCAGACACTATGAGGAAAACGGAATGGTTCCGGCTGTCGAACGTTCACAGAGTGGGTATCGCATCTTCACCGCAGAACATATCGCCTATTTCGTTTGCATTAGAGAAATGATGCATGGGTTTACTCTGTCAGCGATTGCAAATATGCTTAAACCCGTAATGGCGCACCAAATAGATGAAGCACTGTGGATGGCCAACCAAGCACAGGTCTCACTGCGGAATGACAAATACGTCTGCGAGAATATCAGAACACGCTTATTGGGGGAAAAGAAGCACAACGTTGAGCTTCAGGAGATTTCACTGGATACGGTGAGCAAGTCCACAGGCATTATTCCTTCTACCATTCGGTATTGGGATAATATAGGACTTATATCCGCAAGCAGATGCACAACCAATAATTACCGGAAATTCACCCAGCACAATATGGACGAAATTCTGATCATACAGGCGCTTAAATTGGCCATGCGCGCACGTGGGGAGAAATATGCTGTCGAACACATCTGTAAGGAAATGCAGCATTTTGACTTCACCGATACAGATCAGATCGCGGCCATTGTGGCCAGCATTGACAAGCATTTAACGATGCTGAATCGGGCGCAGATTCGCAGCATCTCTGCACTTTACAGCCTTTGCACACAGGTGGAGGAAGGGCGATATG